In Streptomyces sp. NBC_01439, the following are encoded in one genomic region:
- a CDS encoding helix-turn-helix transcriptional regulator, with the protein MTSSDLGDFLRARRARLRPNDVGLVSYGHRRVAGLRREEVAVLAGMNSDYYARLEQGRERGPSPQVLDAISGALRLDGAAREHLFRLAGTAPDGDRPQPRESIGLPLRQLLDGYPGAPAFVLNPATDVLAANAMADALFSPFAQRDNLARMTFLDPAARPFFVRWDRAAEAVVAGLRHAAGLDPHYPRLRALIRELGEVSAEFAALWAAHTVRGKTRDTKEFDHPDIGPLTLGFQSFAVLGAPGQQLVIYQAEPDSPSARGLALLGSLHATRRTS; encoded by the coding sequence GTGACCAGCAGCGATCTCGGAGACTTCCTGCGTGCCCGGCGCGCACGCCTGCGGCCGAACGACGTGGGACTCGTTTCCTACGGGCACCGCCGCGTGGCAGGGCTGCGCCGCGAGGAGGTGGCGGTCCTGGCCGGAATGAACAGCGACTACTACGCCCGGTTGGAACAGGGGCGCGAACGCGGCCCTTCCCCGCAGGTCCTCGACGCGATCAGCGGCGCCCTGCGACTGGACGGAGCGGCACGGGAACACCTCTTCCGGTTGGCGGGCACGGCGCCGGACGGTGACCGGCCGCAGCCGAGGGAGTCGATCGGACTTCCCCTGCGCCAACTCCTGGACGGGTACCCGGGCGCCCCGGCGTTCGTCCTCAATCCCGCCACCGACGTGCTGGCGGCCAACGCGATGGCCGACGCGTTGTTCTCCCCGTTCGCGCAGCGGGACAACCTCGCGCGCATGACGTTCCTCGACCCCGCGGCCCGGCCGTTCTTCGTCCGCTGGGACCGTGCGGCCGAGGCGGTGGTGGCCGGCCTGCGCCACGCGGCCGGGCTCGATCCGCACTACCCGCGCCTTAGGGCGCTGATCCGTGAACTCGGCGAGGTCAGCGCGGAGTTCGCGGCACTCTGGGCCGCCCACACCGTCCGCGGCAAGACCCGCGACACCAAGGAGTTCGATCACCCCGACATCGGACCGCTCACGCTCGGTTTTCAGTCCTTCGCCGTGCTCGGAGCGCCGGGTCAGCAACTGGTGATCTACCAGGCCGAACCGGACAGCCCCAGCGCCCGGGGCCTCGCGCTGCTCGGCAGCCTGCACGCCACCCGCCGCACGTCATGA
- a CDS encoding zinc ribbon domain-containing protein YjdM: MTENPLPPCPECAGAYAYEMGALLVCPECGHEWPLAPGESGSASEERVIKDAVGNVLADGDTVTVVKGLKVKGSPSGIKAGTKVRNIRLVDGVDGHDIDCKIEGFGPMQLKSSVVRKV; the protein is encoded by the coding sequence GTGACTGAGAACCCGCTGCCTCCCTGCCCCGAATGTGCGGGCGCGTACGCCTACGAGATGGGGGCGCTCCTGGTCTGCCCCGAGTGCGGGCACGAGTGGCCGCTCGCCCCCGGCGAGTCCGGCAGTGCCTCCGAGGAGCGGGTGATCAAGGACGCGGTCGGCAACGTACTGGCCGACGGGGACACCGTGACGGTGGTCAAGGGCCTGAAGGTCAAGGGCAGCCCGTCCGGGATCAAGGCGGGCACGAAGGTGCGCAACATCCGTCTGGTGGACGGCGTCGACGGTCATGACATCGACTGCAAGATCGAGGGGTTCGGCCCGATGCAGCTGAAGTCCAGCGTGGTCAGGAAGGTCTGA
- a CDS encoding ScbA/BarX family gamma-butyrolactone biosynthesis protein — protein sequence MTVSIDHSASPVAALSSALPREYVHKSAHSEVLLTGWRTVAPDEYVVTAQWPRTHSFYTPDGGHHDPLLLAESVRQAIPLLSHVAYDVPFGHRQIWDTFSYSTNADALAVGSTPADISLHIRCSGISRRGRRLAGLTMHVTATRDGEFLGTAEAGFTNQPEAVYQRLRGQNADLDEVAARTIPLPPPLTPRRVGRDRFHDVVLSPTSSTRRAQLRADVNHPILFDHPVDHAPGMLLLEAVRQAAYRSAYPRRGVLTDMEIRFFRYAELTSACWIETLPNTEGATAPDRHPVRVVARQNGEVIFAATATIATATTVPLRMYAAR from the coding sequence ATGACTGTGTCCATTGATCACTCCGCCTCACCCGTCGCCGCGCTCAGCAGCGCCTTACCTCGGGAGTACGTACACAAGAGCGCACACTCGGAAGTCCTGCTCACCGGATGGCGCACCGTCGCACCGGACGAGTACGTCGTCACCGCCCAGTGGCCCCGCACCCACAGCTTCTACACTCCGGACGGCGGTCACCACGACCCCCTCCTCCTGGCCGAATCGGTCCGCCAGGCCATACCGCTCCTCAGCCACGTCGCGTACGACGTCCCCTTCGGTCACCGCCAGATCTGGGACACGTTCAGCTACTCGACCAACGCCGATGCCCTCGCCGTCGGTTCGACCCCGGCCGACATCTCGCTGCACATCCGCTGCTCCGGCATCTCGCGCCGCGGCCGCAGACTCGCGGGTCTCACCATGCACGTGACCGCGACCCGCGACGGAGAGTTCCTCGGCACCGCCGAGGCCGGATTCACCAATCAGCCCGAAGCCGTCTACCAGCGGCTGCGCGGCCAGAACGCGGACCTCGACGAGGTGGCCGCCCGTACGATCCCGCTTCCGCCACCGCTGACCCCCCGCCGCGTGGGCCGCGACCGCTTCCACGACGTGGTCCTCTCCCCCACCAGCTCCACGCGGCGCGCCCAGCTCCGGGCCGACGTCAACCACCCGATCCTCTTCGACCACCCCGTCGACCACGCCCCGGGCATGCTGCTCCTAGAAGCCGTGCGCCAGGCCGCGTACCGGTCCGCCTACCCCCGGCGGGGAGTCCTGACCGATATGGAGATTCGTTTCTTCCGCTACGCGGAGCTGACCTCGGCCTGCTGGATCGAGACGCTCCCGAACACCGAAGGAGCGACCGCGCCGGACCGCCATCCCGTACGCGTCGTCGCCCGTCAGAACGGCGAGGTGATCTTCGCCGCCACGGCGACCATCGCCACCGCGACGACCGTCCCGCTCCGCATGTACGCCGCGCGCTGA
- a CDS encoding ScbR family autoregulator-binding transcription factor, translating into MSERKQQRAPQLRAVQTKAAILRAAAEVFDEFGFSGASISKIMKRADVTQGGMYFHFSSKEELAYAVMVGQGDGLEFPAGEDGLQHLVDITLYLAEQLRHNPVLRAGVRLAVEQGEFGLRDDVAYQAWVLEFRQQLRFARAKGELQPDVDDHELAWVLVSSFTGAQLFSQASTGRADLPRRIASLWRYLLPAVAADDIRGGLRLTLPPSEPKSESEVESESGPEAKPASGKRA; encoded by the coding sequence ATGTCAGAACGAAAGCAGCAACGCGCCCCCCAACTCAGGGCAGTTCAGACCAAAGCGGCCATCCTGCGCGCCGCGGCCGAGGTGTTCGACGAGTTCGGCTTCAGCGGCGCCAGCATCAGCAAGATCATGAAGCGGGCAGACGTCACCCAGGGCGGGATGTACTTCCACTTCAGCTCCAAGGAGGAGCTCGCGTACGCCGTCATGGTCGGCCAGGGCGACGGCCTGGAGTTCCCCGCCGGGGAGGACGGCCTGCAGCACCTGGTGGACATCACGCTCTACCTCGCCGAGCAGCTCCGCCACAATCCGGTGCTCCGCGCCGGCGTCCGACTGGCCGTGGAGCAGGGCGAGTTCGGCCTGCGTGACGACGTCGCCTACCAGGCCTGGGTGCTGGAGTTCCGTCAGCAACTGCGCTTCGCCCGGGCCAAGGGCGAACTCCAGCCGGACGTCGACGACCACGAACTGGCCTGGGTGCTGGTCAGCTCCTTCACCGGGGCGCAGCTCTTCTCCCAGGCGTCCACCGGCCGGGCCGACCTGCCGCGGCGGATCGCTTCCCTGTGGCGCTACCTGCTGCCCGCCGTGGCAGCCGACGACATCCGGGGCGGGCTGCGCCTGACGCTGCCGCCGAGCGAACCGAAGTCGGAGTCCGAGGTGGAGTCGGAGTCGGGGCCGGAAGCGAAGCCGGCATCGGGGAAGCGGGCGTGA
- a CDS encoding NAD-dependent epimerase/dehydratase family protein has translation MSTPRVVVTGATGFVGSAVLRRLTGRDQQAEVRTVSRTQARTALSGAQWVGADLTNGPSLRGVCDGSDVLLSLASYVGPDAERCTAVNFAGTAALVAEARRAGVGRIIHLSTCAVYGPGPHRGREAGELVPAPVSAASSSRLAGEGAVLDAGGLVLRAGLVLGRGDRWAVPALVDSVRRVPARWGAGAGLASFVDVDDLARLIVALALGAGAAADATGVLHAHHPEPVRNRDLMDVLAEHRVLPARPDVDWSWRRCLDALAATPGWVSERQFTLLAGDHWYRADEAWERAGIAPGPGPLSRIGPAAQWYRERGGAAPG, from the coding sequence GTGAGTACCCCTCGAGTCGTCGTCACCGGTGCGACGGGCTTCGTGGGGTCGGCGGTGCTGCGCCGACTGACCGGGCGGGACCAGCAGGCCGAGGTCCGCACGGTGTCCCGCACGCAGGCCCGCACGGCCTTATCCGGAGCGCAGTGGGTGGGCGCGGACCTGACGAACGGACCGTCCCTGCGCGGGGTGTGCGACGGCTCGGACGTCCTGTTGTCCCTGGCCTCCTACGTCGGACCGGACGCAGAACGGTGCACTGCGGTCAACTTCGCCGGAACCGCGGCCCTGGTGGCCGAGGCCAGGCGGGCCGGAGTGGGGCGGATCATCCACCTGTCCACCTGCGCGGTCTACGGTCCGGGCCCCCATCGGGGGCGGGAAGCGGGCGAGTTGGTGCCCGCCCCGGTATCGGCGGCGAGCAGCAGCCGGCTGGCGGGGGAGGGGGCGGTGCTCGACGCGGGGGGACTGGTCCTGCGCGCGGGGCTCGTGCTGGGACGGGGCGACCGGTGGGCCGTACCGGCCCTCGTCGACTCCGTCCGGCGGGTACCGGCGCGGTGGGGCGCAGGAGCCGGGCTCGCCTCCTTCGTCGACGTCGACGACCTCGCGCGGCTCATCGTGGCGCTCGCGCTCGGCGCCGGCGCCGCGGCCGACGCAACGGGCGTCCTGCACGCCCACCACCCCGAGCCGGTGCGCAACAGGGACCTCATGGACGTTCTCGCCGAGCACCGCGTGTTGCCGGCGCGGCCCGACGTCGACTGGTCGTGGCGCAGGTGCCTGGACGCCCTGGCCGCGACTCCGGGATGGGTGAGCGAGCGTCAGTTCACGCTGCTGGCCGGTGACCACTGGTACCGCGCCGACGAGGCATGGGAGCGGGCCGGGATCGCACCGGGGCCCGGCCCGCTGAGCCGGATCGGCCCGGCGGCCCAGTGGTACCGGGAGAGGGGCGGGGCCGCCCCGGGGTGA
- a CDS encoding phosphomannomutase/phosphoglucomutase, producing the protein MSDLSNIVKAYDVRGVVPDEWDESLAELFGAAFVEVVGAAVGAIVIGHDMRPSSPGLSAAFARGAAARGVDVTLIGLCSTDQLYYASGSLGLPGAMFTASHNPAQYNGIKLCRAGAAPVGQDTGLSQIRALVEKWSDEGAPAIPGGTVPGTITEQDTLTGYAAHLKGLVDLGSIRPLKVVVDAGNGMGGHTVPTVFEGLPLDVVPMYFELDGTFPNHEANPLDPKNIVDLQARVLAEGADLGIAFDGDADRCFIVDERGVGVSPSAITALVAARELARNGGTGTVIHNLITSWSVPEVVRENGGTPVRTRVGHSFIKEEMAKTGAIFGGEHSAHYYFKDFWNADTGMLAALHVLAALGGQDGPLSELVASYDRYAGSGEINSTVADQAARLAAVKETYGNVEGVELDELDGLTVTAEDWWFNVRASNTEPLLRLNVEARDEATLAKVRDEALALIRA; encoded by the coding sequence ATGTCCGACCTTTCGAACATCGTCAAGGCGTATGACGTGCGTGGCGTCGTGCCGGACGAGTGGGACGAGTCCCTGGCCGAGCTGTTCGGTGCCGCGTTCGTCGAGGTCGTGGGGGCGGCGGTGGGGGCGATCGTGATCGGTCATGACATGCGTCCGTCGTCGCCGGGTCTGTCGGCTGCGTTCGCGCGGGGTGCGGCGGCGCGGGGTGTGGACGTCACGTTGATCGGGTTGTGTTCGACGGATCAGCTGTACTACGCGTCGGGTTCGCTCGGTCTGCCGGGTGCGATGTTCACGGCGTCGCACAATCCGGCGCAGTACAACGGCATCAAGTTGTGTCGTGCGGGTGCGGCTCCGGTGGGTCAGGACACGGGTCTGTCGCAGATCCGTGCGTTGGTGGAGAAGTGGTCCGACGAGGGCGCGCCCGCGATCCCCGGGGGCACCGTCCCCGGCACGATCACGGAGCAGGACACCCTCACCGGTTATGCCGCGCACCTGAAGGGTCTGGTGGACCTGGGGTCGATCCGGCCGTTGAAGGTCGTGGTGGATGCGGGCAACGGCATGGGCGGCCACACGGTCCCGACGGTGTTCGAGGGTCTGCCGTTGGACGTGGTGCCGATGTACTTCGAGTTGGACGGGACGTTCCCGAACCACGAGGCCAACCCGTTGGACCCGAAGAACATCGTGGACTTGCAGGCCCGTGTTTTGGCGGAGGGTGCGGATCTGGGGATCGCGTTCGACGGTGATGCGGACCGTTGCTTCATCGTGGACGAGCGGGGTGTGGGTGTGTCGCCGTCGGCGATCACGGCGTTGGTCGCGGCGCGTGAGCTGGCCCGCAACGGCGGCACCGGCACGGTGATCCACAACCTGATCACTTCCTGGTCCGTCCCGGAGGTCGTCCGCGAGAACGGTGGCACCCCCGTCCGTACCCGCGTCGGTCATTCCTTCATCAAGGAGGAGATGGCGAAGACGGGTGCGATCTTCGGTGGTGAGCATTCTGCGCACTACTACTTCAAGGACTTCTGGAACGCGGACACGGGCATGTTGGCGGCGTTGCACGTGCTGGCGGCGTTGGGTGGTCAGGACGGTCCGTTGTCGGAGCTGGTGGCCTCCTACGACCGGTACGCGGGCTCGGGGGAGATCAACTCCACGGTCGCGGACCAGGCGGCCCGTCTGGCGGCGGTGAAGGAGACGTACGGCAACGTCGAGGGTGTCGAGCTGGACGAGCTCGATGGTCTGACGGTGACGGCGGAGGACTGGTGGTTCAACGTCCGTGCTTCCAACACCGAACCGTTGCTGCGGTTGAACGTGGAGGCCCGTGACGAGGCCACCCTGGCCAAGGTCCGCGACGAGGCCCTCGCCCTCATCCGCGCCTGA
- a CDS encoding IS701 family transposase, with translation MTTRERTRALAAGDTALADFTERLFGHLPRADQRRWARVYLQGLLTTPGKKSVRRLAASVTESPTASQSLQQFINASPWDWNPARTELLRWVEEQNPVRAWAIEQVCFPKRGEHSVGVHRRFDPAAGRIVNCQLGFCLFLSLDGMNVPVDWRLALPEAWVTDPVLRRRARISPGVVHQAPEALVLELVDSIAARTSSAHPPVVADLSRLGGAAALIGVLSRRGHDFLVSVPPTLTVRTAALAQGGDRARTPGRSGTTAGDFARLGNTSHPYTPPSAGPDALPQRQRIHSALVRLPEGESAGRGAQQIYRLFGERRPDRRGGGPVWLTNMNRHRMDDLLHLVRRSARSSAVLGSLADEFGLLDFEGRSFPGWHHHMTLMSAAYAYAVREREERGRRSA, from the coding sequence ATGACGACACGGGAAAGAACCAGAGCCCTGGCAGCCGGTGACACCGCCCTGGCCGACTTCACGGAACGCCTCTTCGGTCACTTACCGAGAGCCGACCAGCGGCGCTGGGCCCGGGTCTACCTCCAGGGACTGCTCACCACCCCGGGGAAGAAGTCCGTACGCAGGCTCGCGGCGTCCGTCACCGAGTCCCCCACCGCCTCCCAGTCCCTCCAGCAGTTCATCAACGCGAGCCCCTGGGACTGGAATCCGGCCCGCACCGAACTGCTCCGGTGGGTGGAGGAGCAGAACCCCGTGCGGGCCTGGGCGATCGAGCAGGTGTGCTTCCCCAAACGCGGTGAGCACTCGGTCGGCGTGCACCGCCGCTTCGACCCGGCCGCCGGACGCATCGTCAACTGCCAGTTGGGCTTCTGCCTCTTCCTCTCCCTGGACGGCATGAACGTGCCCGTCGACTGGCGGCTGGCCCTTCCCGAGGCCTGGGTGACGGATCCCGTCCTGCGCCGCCGGGCACGCATCTCCCCCGGGGTCGTCCACCAGGCTCCGGAGGCCCTCGTACTGGAGCTCGTCGACTCGATAGCCGCCCGCACCTCGTCGGCGCATCCCCCCGTGGTCGCCGACCTGAGCCGCCTCGGCGGCGCCGCCGCGCTCATCGGCGTGCTCAGCCGCCGCGGGCACGACTTCCTGGTGTCCGTACCGCCCACCCTCACGGTCCGCACGGCCGCCCTGGCGCAGGGCGGCGATCGCGCGCGCACGCCCGGGCGCAGCGGGACCACCGCTGGCGACTTCGCCCGGCTGGGCAACACCAGCCACCCGTACACCCCGCCGTCCGCCGGCCCCGATGCGCTTCCGCAGCGGCAGCGCATCCACTCGGCACTGGTCCGGTTGCCGGAGGGGGAATCGGCAGGGCGCGGTGCCCAGCAGATCTACCGGCTGTTCGGCGAACGGCGGCCGGACCGGCGGGGCGGTGGGCCCGTCTGGCTCACCAACATGAACCGCCACCGGATGGACGACCTGCTGCACCTGGTACGGCGATCGGCCCGGTCCAGCGCGGTGCTCGGCTCGCTGGCCGACGAATTCGGGCTCCTCGACTTCGAGGGGCGGTCCTTCCCGGGTTGGCACCATCACATGACGCTGATGTCAGCGGCGTACGCGTACGCAGTGCGGGAGCGCGAGGAGCGGGGACGGCGCTCCGCCTGA
- a CDS encoding TetR/AcrR family transcriptional regulator, translating into MAAVEFDRNGYDGTSLSLLSRSAGISIGALTFHFAAKGELASAVEDSGRAATRRVVEGVTARGGPALDTVSALVLALGRLIETDAAVRAAARLTQERVGAGPDWCGCWLPDVKELLEQAAEQGQLDPEVDPRPVTLLTAHLVGGVVTRVRRGRGECPGAVTGELRELWRLIRRGIAAGADPEMPK; encoded by the coding sequence GTGGCAGCCGTTGAATTCGACCGCAATGGGTACGACGGGACCTCCCTTTCCCTGTTGAGCCGCTCCGCCGGAATTTCGATCGGAGCGCTCACCTTTCATTTCGCAGCGAAGGGGGAGTTGGCTTCCGCAGTCGAGGATTCGGGACGCGCGGCCACCCGCAGGGTGGTCGAGGGGGTGACGGCCCGTGGCGGCCCGGCGTTGGACACCGTTTCCGCGCTCGTCCTCGCTCTCGGCCGGCTGATCGAGACGGACGCGGCCGTGCGCGCCGCGGCGCGGCTGACCCAGGAGCGGGTGGGCGCCGGACCGGACTGGTGCGGCTGCTGGCTCCCTGACGTCAAGGAGCTGCTCGAGCAGGCCGCCGAGCAAGGTCAGTTGGACCCCGAGGTCGACCCGCGCCCGGTCACCCTCCTCACGGCGCACCTGGTGGGTGGCGTCGTCACCCGGGTGCGCCGGGGCCGGGGCGAGTGCCCCGGCGCGGTGACCGGTGAGCTCCGGGAGCTGTGGCGGCTCATCCGGCGGGGCATCGCGGCCGGCGCGGACCCGGAAATGCCCAAGTAG
- the galU gene encoding UTP--glucose-1-phosphate uridylyltransferase GalU, which yields MNSTPHRITKAVIPAAGLGTRFLPLTKATPKEMLPVVDKPAIQYVVEEAVAAGMSDILMVTGRNKRPLEDHFDRNYELEESLQRRGDQDKLRSVCASTELADIHYVRQRDPKGLGHAVLCAAPHVGREPFAVLLADDLIDPRDPLLARMAEVRERLGGSVVALMEVDPQAIHLYGCAAVDRPAGGDGVRITELVEKPEPGTAPSNLAVIGRYLLDPEIFEVLRDTAPGRGGEIQLTDALRTLVHAGRPVHGVVFSGRRYDTGDRAEYLRATVRLACERPDLGPEFLSWLREFVRSEELVGV from the coding sequence ATGAATTCCACACCTCACCGGATAACCAAAGCAGTCATCCCCGCCGCGGGACTCGGCACGCGATTCCTCCCGCTGACCAAGGCCACCCCGAAGGAAATGCTTCCGGTGGTCGACAAGCCGGCCATCCAGTACGTGGTGGAAGAGGCCGTGGCGGCGGGGATGTCCGACATCCTCATGGTCACCGGCCGCAACAAGCGGCCGCTGGAAGACCACTTCGACCGCAACTACGAGCTGGAGGAGTCCCTCCAGCGCCGGGGCGATCAGGACAAACTCAGGAGCGTCTGCGCCTCCACCGAACTCGCCGACATCCACTACGTGCGCCAGCGGGACCCCAAGGGCCTCGGGCACGCCGTCCTGTGCGCCGCGCCCCACGTCGGCCGGGAGCCCTTCGCCGTCCTCCTGGCCGACGACCTGATCGACCCCCGCGACCCCCTGCTCGCCCGCATGGCCGAGGTGCGGGAGCGGCTCGGCGGCAGTGTCGTGGCCCTCATGGAAGTGGATCCGCAGGCTATCCACCTGTACGGATGCGCCGCGGTGGACCGGCCGGCCGGTGGTGACGGCGTCCGCATCACCGAGCTGGTGGAGAAGCCGGAGCCCGGTACCGCGCCCAGCAACCTGGCCGTCATCGGCCGCTACCTCCTCGATCCCGAGATCTTCGAGGTCCTGCGGGACACCGCCCCGGGGCGCGGCGGCGAAATCCAGCTCACGGACGCGCTGCGCACGCTGGTCCATGCCGGACGCCCGGTGCACGGCGTCGTCTTCTCCGGCCGGCGCTACGACACCGGGGACCGCGCGGAGTACCTGCGCGCGACGGTCAGGCTCGCGTGCGAGCGCCCCGACCTCGGACCTGAATTCCTCTCCTGGCTAAGGGAGTTCGTGCGGTCGGAGGAGCTCGTGGGGGTCTGA
- a CDS encoding ParB/RepB/Spo0J family partition protein translates to MDEPNPRYATQPPDVATEVPLGALLAADSPRTLKVDESHAQALAHSGRTLPPLLVHRPTMRIIDGTHRLRAAVLRGRDTVPVTYFDGSAEDAFVLSVEANISHGLPLTHAERTAAALRILRSHPDWSDRGIARRTGLAGKTVGALRRREVPGPAPPGRVGQDGRVRPADPVRGREAAARLLAGRPTASLRQIAREAGIAPSTVRDVRRRIGAGADPVPAAQRRSGNAPPPAPPPVPARVRGQPLPALVTSLCKDPLLRLSEAGRLLLRMLDLQVSGLRQWERIVAAIPPYRVETAADAAAQCARDWQELSEELRRRASAHTPA, encoded by the coding sequence ATGGACGAGCCGAACCCGCGGTACGCGACGCAACCCCCCGACGTCGCGACCGAGGTACCGCTCGGCGCACTGCTCGCCGCGGATTCCCCCCGCACCCTCAAGGTGGACGAGAGCCATGCACAGGCCCTCGCCCACTCCGGCCGGACGCTGCCGCCGCTGCTCGTGCACCGCCCCACCATGCGGATCATCGACGGCACGCACCGGTTGCGGGCCGCCGTACTGCGCGGGCGGGACACGGTGCCGGTGACGTACTTCGATGGCAGCGCCGAGGACGCGTTCGTGCTCTCGGTCGAGGCCAACATCAGTCACGGGCTCCCGCTGACCCACGCGGAACGGACCGCTGCGGCGTTACGGATCCTGCGGTCCCACCCCGACTGGTCCGACCGCGGCATCGCGCGGCGGACCGGGCTGGCGGGCAAGACCGTCGGGGCACTACGACGCCGTGAGGTTCCGGGGCCCGCCCCGCCGGGCCGCGTCGGCCAGGACGGCCGCGTCCGGCCGGCCGACCCGGTCCGCGGCCGGGAGGCCGCGGCCCGGCTGCTGGCCGGCCGCCCCACGGCGTCGCTGCGACAGATCGCGCGGGAGGCGGGCATCGCGCCCTCGACCGTGCGGGACGTACGGCGCCGGATCGGGGCGGGCGCGGATCCCGTACCGGCGGCGCAGCGGCGCTCCGGCAACGCTCCGCCCCCCGCACCACCACCGGTCCCCGCGCGGGTCCGGGGGCAGCCACTGCCCGCACTGGTCACCAGCCTGTGCAAGGACCCCCTGCTCAGGCTGAGCGAGGCGGGCAGGCTCCTGCTCCGCATGCTCGACCTCCAGGTGAGCGGATTGCGCCAGTGGGAGCGGATCGTCGCCGCAATACCCCCGTACCGCGTGGAGACGGCGGCCGACGCGGCCGCCCAGTGCGCACGGGACTGGCAGGAACTGTCCGAAGAACTCCGGCGCCGTGCCTCGGCGCACACCCCTGCCTGA
- a CDS encoding MFS transporter yields the protein MSVVEGARVDAGSGEGGGAEGPVRLDGRLKLVLVVLLVAQFMLAVDFSILNVALPVIGDGLGFSLSNLQWIATSFALCAAGFTLLFGRVADLFGRRRLFLVGLAVLGLSSLVGGLATSPEMLIAARVFQGLATAAVTPAGLSLLTTSFPEGPLREKALGLNGALMSAGFTTGAILGGVLTDLLSWRWAFFINVPVALAVLFIAPTVIKESRPSVRPKLDLPGATAVTLGLLALIYGLTQAGEHGWGAPSALGWLAAGVVLLVVFYAIESKSSAPLVPVSVLKKKTVAWGNIAGLIAFLTETSLVFLMTLYLQEVLDFSPLTAGLSFGVLGIGTVIGGSIAPRVIGAVGTRSTLIIGGVLQAVATLSLVALGETSASMWLLLIATFAGGVGNMLVIVGFMVTATTGLPDHEQGMATGLATMTQQVGITMGTPIMSAIAAANTDIHAGITTAVIVNTAIVVVGILTTVLFLRNKAAKDLAAAG from the coding sequence ATGTCGGTTGTCGAGGGAGCGCGTGTTGACGCGGGTTCAGGGGAGGGGGGAGGAGCCGAGGGGCCCGTTCGTTTGGACGGGCGTCTGAAGTTGGTGCTGGTGGTGCTGCTGGTGGCGCAGTTCATGCTGGCGGTTGATTTCTCGATTTTGAACGTGGCGTTGCCGGTGATCGGTGACGGGCTCGGTTTCTCGTTGTCAAACCTGCAGTGGATCGCGACGTCGTTCGCGTTGTGCGCCGCGGGCTTCACCCTGCTGTTCGGGCGGGTCGCGGACCTGTTCGGGCGGCGGCGGTTGTTCCTGGTGGGTCTGGCGGTGCTGGGCCTGTCCTCGCTCGTGGGCGGTCTGGCGACGTCGCCGGAGATGCTGATCGCCGCGCGGGTGTTCCAGGGTCTGGCGACCGCCGCGGTGACGCCGGCCGGTCTGTCGCTGCTCACCACCTCGTTCCCCGAGGGTCCGCTCCGTGAGAAGGCCCTCGGCCTGAACGGTGCCCTGATGTCGGCTGGGTTCACGACGGGCGCGATCCTGGGTGGTGTCCTGACGGATCTGCTGTCGTGGCGGTGGGCGTTCTTCATCAACGTCCCCGTCGCCCTGGCGGTGTTGTTCATCGCTCCTACGGTGATCAAGGAGTCGCGTCCGTCGGTGCGTCCGAAGCTCGACCTGCCGGGCGCGACGGCCGTCACGCTGGGTCTGCTCGCGCTGATCTACGGGTTGACGCAGGCGGGCGAGCACGGTTGGGGTGCGCCTTCGGCGCTGGGCTGGCTGGCCGCGGGCGTGGTGCTGCTGGTCGTCTTCTACGCCATCGAGTCGAAGAGCTCGGCCCCGCTGGTGCCGGTTTCGGTGTTGAAGAAGAAGACGGTCGCGTGGGGCAACATCGCGGGTCTGATCGCGTTCCTCACCGAGACCAGCCTGGTCTTCCTGATGACGCTCTACCTCCAGGAGGTGCTGGACTTCTCGCCGCTCACGGCGGGTCTGTCCTTCGGCGTCCTGGGCATCGGCACCGTGATCGGTGGTTCGATCGCTCCGCGGGTGATCGGTGCGGTGGGAACGAGGTCGACGCTGATCATCGGTGGTGTGCTGCAGGCGGTGGCGACGCTGAGCCTGGTGGCGCTGGGCGAGACGTCGGCGTCGATGTGGCTGCTGCTGATCGCCACGTTCGCCGGTGGTGTCGGCAACATGCTGGTGATCGTCGGGTTTATGGTGACTGCGACGACGGGTCTGCCGGACCACGAGCAGGGCATGGCGACGGGTCTGGCGACGATGACGCAGCAGGTCGGCATCACGATGGGCACGCCGATCATGTCGGCGATCGCCGCCGCCAACACGGACATCCATGCGGGGATCACGACCGCGGTCATCGTGAACACCGCGATCGTCGTGGTCGGCATCCTCACCACCGTCCTCTTCCTCCGGAACAAGGCCGCGAAGGACCTCGCCGCCGCCGGCTGA